In Longimicrobiales bacterium, a single window of DNA contains:
- a CDS encoding 1-(5-phosphoribosyl)-5-[(5-phosphoribosylamino)methylideneamino] imidazole-4-carboxamide isomerase yields the protein MIAVPAIDLRGGRVVQLVGGEPGTERVSLPDPASVAARWERDGFAMLHVVDLDAALGTGSNHDAVRAVLDAVGIPVQVGGGVRSDEDVEALLGAGAARVVVGTRAIEDARWLERITAQHPGRVVLAADTRDGRVVTRGWTASTALATTDLVARVGALPLAAVLVTDVGREGRMEGADVVQFETLVETSRQPLIASGGIADSADLTALAAVGVHAVVLGMALYTGALDAPVIARSYQK from the coding sequence ATGATCGCCGTTCCTGCGATCGACCTGCGTGGCGGGCGGGTGGTACAGCTCGTCGGTGGCGAGCCGGGGACGGAACGCGTTTCCCTGCCCGATCCCGCCAGCGTCGCTGCCCGGTGGGAACGCGACGGCTTCGCGATGCTGCACGTCGTCGACCTGGATGCGGCCCTCGGCACGGGCAGCAACCACGACGCCGTGCGTGCAGTGCTGGACGCCGTTGGAATACCTGTACAGGTTGGCGGCGGCGTGCGCAGCGACGAGGACGTCGAGGCGTTGCTCGGGGCGGGCGCGGCGCGCGTCGTCGTGGGTACCCGCGCAATCGAGGATGCGCGTTGGCTGGAGCGTATCACCGCGCAGCATCCCGGGCGCGTGGTGCTCGCCGCGGACACCCGCGATGGCCGCGTGGTCACGCGCGGCTGGACCGCGTCCACGGCGCTCGCGACCACCGATCTCGTTGCGCGCGTCGGCGCACTGCCCCTGGCGGCCGTGCTGGTGACCGACGTCGGCCGGGAAGGTCGCATGGAAGGCGCGGACGTCGTGCAGTTCGAGACCCTGGTCGAGACGAGCCGGCAGCCACTCATCGCCTCCGGCGGCATCGCCGACAGCGCTGACCTGACTGCCCTCGCCGCCGTTGGCGTTCATGCGGTCGTGCTCGGCATGGCCCTTTATACCGGGGCGCTCGATGCGCCCGTCATCGCCCGGAGCTATCAGAAATGA
- the hisB gene encoding imidazoleglycerol-phosphate dehydratase (catalyzes the dehydration of D-erythro-1-(imidazol-4-yl)glycerol 3-phosphate to 3-(imidazol-4-yl)-2-oxopropyl phosphate in histidine biosynthesis), with protein sequence MSTIRRDTRETSVNVTIRPDLATDGAIGTGEPFLDHMLGTLARYSGLHLAIEASGDLRHHLVEDVAISVGLALRDVIPEECARYGNATVPMDDALVQAALDAGGRFYYRGRLGSTLYEHFFRSLAENAAMTLHVRVLRGRDRHHVVEAAFKAFGLALREALVPTGAVFSTKGSVRVRREDN encoded by the coding sequence ATGAGCACGATCCGCAGGGACACGCGGGAAACGAGTGTTAACGTCACGATCCGCCCGGACCTGGCGACGGATGGTGCAATAGGAACCGGAGAACCGTTCCTCGATCACATGCTCGGCACGCTCGCCCGGTACAGCGGCCTGCACCTTGCCATTGAAGCGTCCGGGGATCTGCGACACCACCTGGTCGAGGACGTCGCGATCAGCGTCGGACTTGCGCTGCGGGACGTCATCCCGGAGGAGTGCGCACGCTACGGCAACGCAACCGTGCCGATGGATGATGCGCTCGTGCAGGCAGCACTCGATGCGGGCGGACGCTTCTACTATCGCGGTCGCCTCGGCTCGACACTCTACGAGCACTTCTTCCGTTCGCTCGCGGAGAATGCGGCCATGACACTGCACGTGCGCGTGCTCCGAGGGCGTGACCGGCATCACGTGGTCGAGGCGGCCTTCAAGGCATTCGGGCTGGCACTGCGAGAGGCGCTGGTCCCCACGGGCGCCGTGTTCAGCACCAAGGGAAGTGTGCGCGTAAGGCGGGAGGACAACTGA
- the hisF gene encoding imidazole glycerol phosphate synthase subunit HisF translates to MLHKRIIVCLDVKDGRVVKGTRFEDLRDVGDPVELAARYEAEGADEIVFLDISASAEGRRTLLDVVQRTAERLFIPLTVGGGVSDLEGIGAALRAGADKVSINTAAVQNPELLREASVEFGRQCIVASIDARVEKRQIEIAARPQGAVADAMASPGGAWFRVFTHGGRTATELDAVTWAKQCEELGAGEVLLTSIDQDGSRAGYDLEMTARIVEALSVPVIASGGAGSAEHIRDAFLLAGADAALVAGIFHDGTTTIRAVKRVLAEAGISVRDVPPATRQIAAQQ, encoded by the coding sequence ATGCTGCACAAGCGGATCATCGTCTGCCTGGATGTGAAGGACGGCCGTGTCGTGAAGGGCACTCGATTCGAGGACCTGCGCGATGTCGGCGATCCGGTGGAACTCGCTGCCAGGTACGAGGCAGAGGGCGCCGACGAGATCGTGTTCCTCGACATCTCGGCCTCCGCCGAGGGCCGGCGCACGCTGCTCGACGTCGTGCAGCGCACGGCGGAGCGGCTGTTCATCCCGCTGACGGTCGGGGGCGGCGTGAGCGACCTGGAGGGAATCGGCGCCGCACTGCGCGCCGGCGCCGACAAGGTCAGCATCAACACGGCAGCCGTGCAGAACCCGGAGCTGCTCCGCGAAGCGTCGGTCGAATTCGGCCGGCAGTGCATCGTCGCAAGCATCGATGCCCGCGTCGAGAAGAGGCAGATCGAGATTGCCGCGCGACCGCAGGGCGCCGTGGCCGATGCAATGGCAAGCCCGGGCGGTGCCTGGTTCCGGGTCTTCACGCACGGTGGCCGCACCGCCACTGAGCTGGACGCCGTCACCTGGGCAAAGCAGTGCGAGGAGCTCGGTGCCGGGGAGGTCCTGCTCACGAGCATCGACCAGGACGGCTCACGCGCCGGCTACGATCTCGAGATGACGGCACGCATCGTCGAGGCGCTGTCGGTACCCGTGATCGCAAGCGGCGGTGCAGGATCCGCCGAGCACATCCGCGACGCGTTCCTGCTGGCCGGCGCGGATGCGGCCCTCGTCGCCGGCATCTTCCACGATGGCACGACCACCATCCGGGCCGTGAAGCGCGTGCTCGCCGAAGCCGGCATCAGCGTGCGCGACGTACCCCCCGCCACCCGTCAGATCGCTGCGCAACAGTGA
- the hisN gene encoding histidinol-phosphatase, whose translation MTLTAYRDLLDFAVEVAWRAGRVTLAGYQTGIAAETKADDSPVTRADRDAERLARELIASRFPHDGIVGEEEGETRPGADRRWILDPIDGTRSYIRGVPLYGVLLALEEEGEAVLGVIHFPALDETVYAARGLGCWWNGRRALVSDTHTLEQAFVLTTDAENVYDANRGAGWDALRARVGGWRTWGDCYGYALVATGRADAMLDPMLSIWDAAALVPVVEEAGGVFTDWDGRPGHTGSSAIATNAALARDIRTILSGTV comes from the coding sequence GTGACCCTCACCGCGTACCGTGACCTGCTCGACTTCGCGGTGGAAGTCGCGTGGCGCGCCGGGCGGGTGACCCTCGCCGGCTACCAGACGGGTATTGCAGCCGAAACCAAGGCGGACGACTCGCCGGTCACGCGTGCAGACCGCGATGCGGAGCGGCTCGCGCGTGAGCTGATCGCGTCCCGCTTCCCCCACGACGGCATTGTCGGCGAGGAAGAGGGGGAAACACGGCCGGGTGCAGACCGCCGCTGGATCCTGGACCCGATCGACGGCACACGCAGCTACATCCGCGGTGTGCCGCTCTACGGTGTGCTGCTCGCACTGGAGGAGGAGGGTGAGGCTGTCCTGGGCGTCATCCACTTCCCCGCGCTGGACGAGACCGTCTATGCGGCGCGCGGGCTCGGCTGCTGGTGGAACGGCCGTCGTGCACTGGTCTCGGACACGCACACGCTCGAGCAGGCGTTCGTGCTCACGACCGACGCCGAGAACGTGTACGATGCGAACCGCGGCGCGGGCTGGGATGCATTGCGCGCGCGTGTCGGTGGCTGGCGCACGTGGGGAGACTGCTACGGCTACGCACTCGTCGCGACCGGTCGTGCCGATGCCATGCTGGATCCCATGCTGAGCATCTGGGACGCAGCGGCGCTGGTGCCGGTCGTGGAGGAGGCAGGAGGCGTATTCACCGACTGGGACGGCCGGCCGGGCCATACCGGCAGCAGCGCGATTGCCACCAACGCGGCACTTGCACGGGACATCCGCACCATTCTGTCCGGAACGGTCTGA
- the hisIE gene encoding bifunctional phosphoribosyl-AMP cyclohydrolase/phosphoribosyl-ATP diphosphatase HisIE — translation MQIHTAADLDGLDFARGDGLVTVIVQHARTGVVLMLAHADRAALERTLDTGELWFWSRSRRELWHKGATSGNTLGLVSLHADCDRDALLALVEPAGPACHTGAESCFTARPTLPALADVIETRRSSSAGQSYTARLFANENLRLKKLGEEAVELALACSSGDTRGAGEEAADMLYHLLVACAGSGVRLDDVLRVLDARRSAAAASEKDAVDQEQHDRAQDGDRE, via the coding sequence ATGCAGATACACACGGCTGCCGATCTGGACGGCCTCGACTTCGCACGCGGCGATGGACTCGTCACTGTCATCGTGCAGCATGCGCGCACGGGCGTGGTGCTGATGCTCGCACATGCGGACCGCGCCGCGCTGGAGCGCACACTGGACACGGGTGAGCTGTGGTTCTGGTCACGCAGCCGGCGGGAGCTGTGGCACAAGGGCGCCACCAGCGGCAATACACTGGGCCTGGTCTCGCTGCACGCAGACTGTGACCGGGATGCGCTGCTGGCGCTGGTCGAGCCCGCCGGGCCGGCGTGTCACACGGGTGCCGAGAGCTGCTTCACAGCGCGGCCGACGCTGCCGGCACTGGCCGACGTGATCGAGACACGCCGCAGCTCATCAGCGGGGCAGAGCTACACCGCCCGCCTGTTTGCGAACGAAAATCTGCGGCTCAAGAAGCTGGGCGAAGAAGCCGTCGAGCTGGCACTCGCGTGCAGCTCGGGGGACACGCGCGGCGCGGGCGAGGAAGCGGCGGACATGCTGTACCACCTGCTCGTCGCGTGTGCCGGATCGGGAGTCCGTCTGGACGACGTGCTGCGCGTGCTGGACGCGCGCCGCTCAGCGGCGGCGGCGTCCGAGAAAGATGCGGTAGATCAGGAGCAGCACGATCGCGCCCAGGATGGCGATCGCGAATGA
- a CDS encoding GlsB/YeaQ/YmgE family stress response membrane protein: protein MNILSWIVFGLLAGGIAKLILPGKDPGGCLVTVIIGILGALIGGFLSTELLGWGTVTGFNLRSFAIAILGAIVLLLIYRIFLGRRRR from the coding sequence ATGAACATTCTTTCTTGGATCGTTTTCGGCCTGCTGGCCGGTGGCATCGCCAAGCTCATCCTTCCCGGCAAGGATCCGGGCGGGTGCCTGGTCACGGTGATCATCGGGATCCTCGGCGCGCTGATCGGCGGCTTTCTCAGTACCGAGCTGCTCGGCTGGGGCACCGTCACCGGCTTCAACCTGCGGTCATTCGCGATCGCCATCCTGGGCGCGATCGTGCTGCTCCTGATCTACCGCATCTTTCTCGGACGCCGCCGCCGCTGA